In a genomic window of Dyadobacter fermentans DSM 18053:
- a CDS encoding FKBP-type peptidyl-prolyl cis-trans isomerase: MYKLEKTILAALAFGVLAIAEGNAQTIKKTTKPAATVKKSAATPAKSAASPAKTTAAPATLKTSADSLSAAIGVSFANSIASQGITDLNADLLTQTVKAALKGEKTAFTSDEANMFIQGYFTKMMEEKGAVVRKEGEKFLEENKKKEGVVTTESGLQYQIIKTGDGPKPAATDKVKTHYHGTLTNGTVFDSSVDRGEPVEFPVNGVIKGWTEALQLMPVGSKWKLFIPYQLAYGERAAGPQIPAYSALVFEVELLEIVK, from the coding sequence ATGTACAAATTAGAAAAAACCATTTTAGCAGCCCTGGCTTTTGGAGTATTGGCAATCGCGGAAGGCAACGCACAGACTATCAAGAAAACAACTAAACCCGCCGCAACTGTAAAGAAATCAGCGGCAACACCGGCGAAGTCAGCGGCATCACCAGCGAAAACAACGGCAGCCCCTGCAACATTAAAAACATCGGCCGACTCTTTGTCAGCAGCAATAGGGGTAAGCTTCGCCAATTCAATAGCATCACAAGGAATTACCGACCTGAACGCCGACCTGCTTACCCAGACGGTAAAAGCGGCCCTGAAAGGTGAAAAAACCGCATTTACGTCGGATGAAGCCAATATGTTCATCCAGGGCTACTTCACGAAAATGATGGAGGAGAAGGGCGCAGTAGTACGTAAGGAAGGGGAAAAGTTTTTGGAAGAAAACAAGAAGAAGGAAGGTGTAGTGACCACCGAAAGCGGTCTGCAATATCAGATTATCAAAACTGGCGACGGTCCCAAGCCGGCGGCAACAGACAAAGTAAAAACACACTACCACGGCACATTGACCAATGGAACGGTTTTTGACAGCTCGGTCGACAGAGGCGAGCCGGTTGAGTTCCCGGTCAATGGTGTGATCAAAGGATGGACCGAAGCGCTTCAGTTAATGCCTGTCGGATCGAAATGGAAGCTTTTTATTCCATATCAGCTGGCTTACGGTGAGCGTGCGGCAGGACCTCAGATACCGGCTTATTCAGCCCTCGTATTTGAGGTTGAATTATTGGAAATCGTAAAATAG